AGTGTTCGGCGACCGTTCTGCCGGCGCGCTCGCCGAACGTCGCGCCGAGATCCGTATGAATGGCCTCGATAACGCTCATGACTACGCTCAGGAGCCAGATCCCCTCAGGCGTTTCGATTCAAAAGGGCATTCGCTCGCGAATCCAGTCGCCGATCGACTGCTCGTCCTCGTCGTCGACCGGGGCGTCGGGGACGACGCGCTCGTCGGGCTTGATTACCGCACCGTCGCTGCCGCCCGTCTCGACGACGATCAGGTCGTCCTCCTTGAGCGTCGAGAGGGCCCGCTCGAGTTCGTCGATCTCGACCTCGACCGCGGCCCGGAGTTCGAAGACCGTCATCCCGTCGTCGATCCGGTCGACGAGCGCGTCGAGTACCGCCACCTCCGTCTCCGCGCGGTCCCGGTACTCCCGCTTTGCTTTCATCCGTCTCCCTATTCGTCGACCCGGGATTTGACGTTTGTCGTTCGCCATCGCCGGCTCACCTTCGGATCCGAGGACGGGCGCCCCCCGGACGGGAGGTTCGCCGAGGAGACGTCACAGTGCGGACACAACCCAGGCAGTACGTTTTTTATGGCGTGAATTGATACGGTGAGACAATGGTCCTGCGATGTTCGCTGCTCGGACACGACTACGGTGACACCGATGTCGAACGCGAGCGCGAAGAACGGGGCAGCGAAGTCGTCGTAACCGTCCGAGAGTACGAAGAGTGTGCCCGCTGTGGCGAGAGACACGTCATCAGCGAGAACACCGAAGTGCGGAGTATCTCGACCGAGACGGGCGTCGACCCGCGTCCCGACGAACCCGAACCGACGCCGGCACGCGAACCAGCATCCGAACCGGACGGAACGGACGCTACGTTTATCGATGCCGACGAGACCGAACCGGGCGCGGCCGCGGGCGGTGCATCGCCGGCCGAAGTCGAGACACCGACGGCTGACACACCGGCCGACGACATCGAGATCCCGACCGACGAGAACGGCGATCCGGTCACTGACGACGGAGAGATCCTCGAAGACGACGGGACGACTACGCGCGACCGCGAACACGGCGAGTGGCCCGACTCCGACGACGTCGGCCCGCCGGTCGAAGCCGAGCGCGGGCCGACCGACTGGCCGGACGACGAGTCCGAGCCGATCGAAGACGACGACTCCGAACTGATCGACGGCTCCGAACCGATCGACGACGACGCCGTCTTACTCGACACCGGAACGACCGACGACGCCGCGACCGCGATCGAGACGGAACCCGCACCCGAAGCGGCGGCTGGCGGCCCTCCCTCGGCCGAGGAGACGTCCGCCGACCCCGGAAGCGGCATCGAGCGCGCCGGATCGGCACCGACACCCGGCAGCGAGGGCGGAACGCGGGCGGACGACGGCTCGTCGGAACTGTACTGTCCGCGCTGCGAGTTCGCCGCGGGGAGCGACCGGAGCTCGCTTCGCACCGGCGACATCTGTCCCGACTGCCGGAAGGGGTATCTCAGCGAACGAGGATATCAGTAGCGTCCGACGGAGTGTCCCCGCAGCAGCGTCGCTTCTCGAGTGCGTCGAAGTCTTCCTCACTCGTAGATCGACCGCCCTCGGTAGTGGCCGGACAGCGCGCTGTTCCGCTCACCGGCGTTCCCACTCGTTCTACGGCGACGACGTCTATGAAAAGAGGTAAACACTCCCCCGTGTATCACCAATTCATGAAGGAGTACAAGATGCGCCGCGGTGAGTATCTCGAGGAGCGAATCCCCGACATGGAGGCCACTGTCGAGGAGTACTTCGGCCCCATTACGGAGACCGAGGAGTACAAGGGAAGTGACCTGTTCGTCATCGGCGAGCCGGACAACCCCGTCTTCGAGAAAGTCGTCGTCGGTACCATCGAGTACTCGGGCAAGAAGGACAAACTCGGCGTCGAGTTCTACGAGCGCGACCCCACCGAACTCGGCCCCGACGAACTCGAGGCCGCCGGTGACGCCGTCGACGCGAAGAACGACTTCCTGCTCGAGGCGACCGGCCGCGACGCCAAATCCCGTCGCGAATCGATGAAGCGGACCGTCGAGGACGACCCGGACCACGACTTCTGAAGAACGAACTTTTACGCTGTCGTTCGGAAGACGCTCGGCGTCTTCCGTGACTGAGCAAATCGGAGATTTGCGAGGTCCGCGAAACCTTCGGTTTCGCTTGATGACGAGACGCCTTCGGCGTCTCGAACCACGTGCGGTCGCTTCGCGACCGCACTCGGTGAAATCTCGAGAGAGCGCAAAGCGCTCTTTTCGACTGGGAGATTCCGGAGGAATCGCTTGCAGTCGGCGCGAAGTCGTTCGAAACGGCTTCGCCGTTTCGTGATGCCAAAAACCGGAGATTTTTGAGCACGCCGACGACCTCGCGGGATCTTCGATCCCGCTCAGCTTCGATGAAAAGCACACCTCCCTCCGTTCCGAACGCGTAACGTTCTCCACACCGATCGTCGGCTCGCTCGCGGTAAGTATCGTATAGCCGCCTGCCCTTCCCCGGGTCAGGCGGCTCACCGCATTTCTCGGTGAGCCGCCTCCCGGCCATAGCGGATGTCCGGTTACCGATTCTTGAGCGAGTTCGAGCAGCCGGCGGCGAGGTTCGAAACGGCTATTGGAGGGTCGTCGAACTAGACAGGTAATGGATCTCTACGCGTTTCTGCTCGCGACCGCGGTAGCGCACGTCGGGTTCTCGATCTTCATCGCCGGGCACGCGTTCCTGACGGACCGGGAGGCCGGCAACTGGCCCTACATCACCCTCGCGTTCGGACTCGCGGGCATCGCCGGCTACTTCTTCTACGACGAGGCGGACGACGGCCCGATTCGACTCAGTCGTCCGCGGTGATGCCCTCGTCACCGCCCTCCGGCGCCGGTGCGTCCGTCCAGACTCCCTCGGTGAAGTCGATTGCATCGGTCCACTTGCCGACGACTGAAGACACCGCGAGATCGCCGGTGACGTTGTTCATCGTCGCGATGCGACCCAGGATCGGATCGACGCCGGCGACGAAGCCGACGATCGCGAGCGGCAAGCCGAGCGCGCTCAGGATGACCGTGAGCATGATGAGTCCGGCCCCAGGGACGCCGGCGGTGCCGATACTGATCAGGATCACGGTGAAGAGGACGAGGACCTGCTCGCCGAGTCCCAGCGAGACCCCGACCAAGTTAGCGGCAAACACTGCCGTCACCGCCTGCCGAATCGCCGCCCCGTCCATGTTGATCGTCGCGCCGAGAGGGAGCCCGAAGCCGTAAACCGACTCGTCGATCCGGAGGTTCTCCTCCGCGTTCGTCACCGTCACCGGAAGGGTGCCGCTCGAGGAGCGGATCGTGAACGCCGTCAGCATAGCGTCTTTCGCGCCGTTCAGGAACGCGATCGGGGACTGACCGAGAATGCCGACGGTCATCACGCCGAGGTAGGTGACGGTCATGTGGATCGCGATCCCGATCGCGATGACGGCGACGAGCGAACCGAGCTGGACGATCGCCCCGAGCCCTTCGGTGCCGATCGAAGCGGCCATCAGCGCGAAGACGCCGATCACGCCGTACTCCATCACGCCCCAGACGATCTTGAACAGCGCTTCCGTGCCGGCGTCGACGAACGCGAAGAAGCCGTCGATCGCGTCCTCGATCGACTCCTCGCTCGTCGCCTCGCGGACCATCGTGAGCGCCAGTCCGAACACGATCACGAAGAAAATCGTCGCGAGGATATCGCCCTCGACCATCGCCGCGAGCGGATTCTCGGGGACGATCCCCAGCAGAACTTCCGCGACCGTCGGCGGTTCGGCTTCCTGGGCCTCGCCGCCGGTAAACTCGACGGCGCTCCCGGGATCGAACAGGTTCGCGACCGCGAGTCCGATGACGGCCGCGATGGTCGTCGTCACGATGTAGAGTCCGACCGTGAGTCCGCCGACCTTCCCCAGTCTCGAGGGCGTCAGCTTGCGCATTCCGCCGAGCAAGGTGAAGACGATGATCGGGATGATCAGCATCTCGAGCAGTCGCAAGAAGAGGTCCCCGAACGGGCTGAGAACCGCCGCTTGTTCGCCGATCGTTGCACCGAGCGCGGTCCCCAGAACGAACGCCGCCGCGATACGGTAGATGATCGGTACCGACCGGTATCGACGCCACGTTCGCCCCGGAATCGACCCCTCTGTCTCGTTCATCGATTGATGTGTAGAACGGAGGGTATCAACCGGTGTCGATATCGGAGAGGCTAACCGTCACCCGCGACGGGCGGGCGGCCTCAGGCGAGGAAGACGTGTCGCGGACGGTCCTCGAGCACGTCGCGACCGAATTCGACGGCGTCGGCGAAGGCGTCGCTGCGGAAGAACGCCATCGCGTCCTCGCGGGAGTCCCAGCGGCTGGCGATGAACATGTCGTTTTCGTCCTCGCGGTTGACGAGCAGGTCGGTCTTGCGGTGGCCATCCATATCCGCGAGCAGCGATGCGGCGTCGCCGAACGTATCGACGAAGTCCTCGCGGTGTTCCGGCTTGACCGTGTAGAACATCCCCATCGTCCCCCAGGAACCGTCGTCATTATCGCCCGCCTGTCGAACGATATCCGGCAGGTCGGCGAGGAAGCCGGCGGCCGTGTTGGCGGCGCGCTCGGTCTCCCAGAGGCTGACGACCGCGTTTTCGCTGTCGTCGTCTCGGGTGCCGTACACCGCCGTCTTCACGTGCGTGTCGTAGTGGTCGAAGTTCGTCCGCAGTCCATCGACCTCGTCGAAGAGTTCGTCTTCGTCGGCCGCGGAGTAGAGCACGACGGCGTGGACGTCCTCGCCGTGGGGCTGGCCCGCGTAGACGCCCATCTCCTCGAGTTCGCTGCGGACCTCCTCGCCCTCGTCTTCGTCGTCGCCGTGCGGGTCGTCCGAGCCGCTGGAGTCGCCGTGGTGGCGGCTTCCCGAATCGCCGTGTGCGGACTCGCCGTCTCCGTGGGGGTGTCCGCCGTGAGGGTCGGCGTCGTCCTGCGGAATCGGCTCGCCGGCGAGGAAGGCGCCGAGTTGCTCGGGCGGGAACCGCCGCGCGGAGAGAAACCGGCCGAACTCCGCGAAGCGGGAGCTCGAGGGGTCGAACCGCATCTCGTAGAGCAGTTCCTTCACGTCGGTCGGATCGTCGGCGAACAGCGTCACGCCCCACTCGAAGTCGTCGAGGCCGATACTGCCGGAGATAATCTGGGTGACGCGCCCGGCGTAGTCGCGGCCGATGTCGCCGTGACTCGAGAGGTGCTCCGCGCGCTCGTCGAACGGCAGATCGTACCAGTTGTCCTCGGGACCGCGGCGCTTGTCCATCGGGTAGAAGCTGACGAACTCGCTGTCGGGGATCTCCGGTTTGAGCCGGGACTCGATGTAGCGTTTCATCCCGGTGTCCTCGACCTCCGCGTCGTCGTCGAAGAACTCCTCGGACATGTAGCCCGAGACCTCCGTTACCGAGAGGTAGGAGTCCGCCCGTTCGGTGAACTCGGCGAGCGCCGTCTGCTCGAACCGGCGCTCGAGGGCGTCGATCTCGGCCAGCGTCGGCCGCAGGTGGAGGACCAGCAGGTCCGCCTTGTGGCCGAGCACCGCGAACGTCGCGGAGTCGCCGGCCTCGGCGTCGTCGACGCGCTCGGCGGCGGACAGATACTCGATACCCTCGTCGATCGCCCGCGAGCGACGCCGCTCGGGGGCGTCCCGCCAGGCATCCCAGTCGATCGACCGGAAATCGTGCAGGACGTACCACCCCTCCTCGGTCTGTGGCGGTTTCCGTCGTTCCATGAGCGCGGGTTGGACCGGCGTCGCCAAGAAGGAACGGGTTTCGCGACGAACGGGCGGTCGTCCGACCGAAACCCTTTACGCGCGTCCGTTTAAATCTCGGGCCACATGCGGAAGAGTGGACCGCCGAAGGGTGTGATCGCCTATCTCGTTCTCGAACTCCTCGAGGAGAAGCCCCGATACGGCTACGAGATACTGAAAGAGATCCGCGACATCAGCGGCGGCCACTGGGAACCGTCCTACGGCTCCGTCTACCCGATACTCTACAAGTTCGAGGAGAAGGGGTGGACCGAGCGCATCGAACGCGAGGACGAACCCGACCGGAAGTACTTCGAACTCACCGACGACGGTCACGAGGAACTCGGAGAGCGCAGAGCGTCCGGCGCGGAGAAGGCCAGGGACTTCGGCGACGTCATCCTCGGCTTCTTCCACGTCTACGCCGCGTTCTCGACGGACGAGCGCTTCGAGATCCCCGAACAGGAGGGCGAGTGGCACTTCAACGAGGAGTTCAGCGCCTGGATCGTCGAACAGGTCGTTCGTCACCACGAGCACTACTTCGACACCGACTTCGAGCGCATCGAGGAGACGCCCGAGGAGTTCTACGAGCGCCACGGGATCGACGAAGAGAACTAGCGCCGCGGACGGATCGGATCTCGAGCGCGTGCGACTACTCGAGACGCGTTCGGTCCACAGTTGCCGTTTGGAATCACCACTTTTGTCGGTGATACGTATCCGTAAGCCGCGTTACGTACAGGTCAAGCAGGTAACGGAGAGACGATCAATCTCTCCGATAGCTGTCAAAAACCGCCTGCTGAATACCGAGAGTGTAGTCAGCACGACGACTCCATTTCTTTCAGACGTTCCTCGCTGAACCGACGCTCAGCATGCGTGCCTATCGAAGGGCTACCTTGACGAAATATTGTTCGAGAGCGACTACCGTTCAGGTAGACACGTGGCCATGCGTCCAGCCAGGGTCGTGGCCGGTGCGGTCTATGAAATCGGACCGACACGCCGGACAGTAATCAGGGGTGACGGATTCGCTTCGGGGAACGTACACCGCGCCGCCACACTTTACGCACGCATCCGCGACGATGGTCGCGCAGTCCGCACAGACGCTGAAGTCGTCAGCCGTGAGTTCGCGCAGAGGTTCGAGCTGTTTATCGAGGAGATACTCGTCGATGACCGTCTGGCAGTTATGGCACGGTTTCATGGCGATGCATGCTACACTCGTGACCGCCCGGTAAATATCTGGCCTCCGAAACCGAACTGATTGCCGAAATCTGAACGAACCGTACGCGCGACCAACCGTTCCACGTGTGTAATAAAACAGGGGCCGTGGTACCGCGACGCTCGGAAGTGTTATCCGTCACTGGAGACAACGTTTGTTTGTAATGGCAAACGGAAAGGTTGATTTCTTCAACGACACTGGCGGCTACGGTTTCATTTCGACTGACGACGGCGACCTCGACGACGACGAAGACGTTTTCTTCCACATGGAAGATGTCGGCGGAGAGGACCTGACGGAAGGTACTGAGGTCGAGTTCGACATCGAGTCCTCACCGAAGGGGCCTCGCGCATCGAACGTCGTCCGGCAGTAATACTGAGACACACTCGTCGCTCACAGCGACAAACAATACCACGGATTTTTCAGACGGTTACACGTTCCAGCTGAGGCTATCTGCACCTCCAGAAACACCAACATCGAGAACGTTGCGTGACCGATACGCGCTCTGTATTCAGCACGGCTCTCTAAAACCCCTATTATCTGATGGAAGTGATCGCGTTAGGTTCGCACATCGACGTAACGGCTGGGCCGGACAAGCCCGCGTCCGAAGAACCCGAGTATCCGACGGTAGATCGCCGTGTATCCGGGAAAACCGTCCGTCGACGGCTCAGTTCAGCAGCTGCGGGCCGAACAGCATCAGCACGAAGCTGGTGAGCATCGCCAGGCCGACGGTCGTCGTTACGACCCGGACCATGCCGCGGGTCGCGTCGAACGGCAGCCGCGAAACGATCGCCTCCGTACTCGTTCGGAGGATGTGCCCGCCGTCGAGGGGGAACGCCGGAATGCAGTTGAAGAAGCCGAGCTGGACGTTGATCCAGCCGGTCCAGAACAGCAGGTTGGCGGCCATGAAGATCGTCCAGTCGCCGACGATCGAGAGCGGCCCCTCCACCTGATAGAAGTTCTCGATACCGCCGGCAAAGCCCGTAAAGTTGTACGGGAGCACCTCGAGAATGCCGGCGAGCGGGAGGAACAGCGCGAAGCCGATCTTCCCGAGGAACGAGTCGGCGAGCGGACCGAGATCGGTGTCCCCGTCACCGCCGAGCGCGGTCAGGTACGCCTCCGCGGGGTAGTACTGGATACCGAGTGCCTCCGCGGAGATGCCGGAGATGCCCGAGATCGGGTGGTATCCGGCACTGCCGCCGCCGGTCACCTGGCTCCGTTCGCCGAGGGTGACCTCGTACTCGACGCGCTCGCCGTCGAGATAGCCGGCGACGGTGACCTCGTCGTCGGGATCGGTCGTTCCGATGCGGTCTTGGAGCGTCTCCTGTGACTGCGTTCGCTCGCCGTCGAACTCGGTGACGACGAGCATCTCACCGGCCGGTGCGCCGGCATCAGCGAGCGGTCCGCCCTCGGCGATCTCGACCGCCGCACCGATCGGTAGGTCCCGTTCCGCGGTCTCGCCGTCGGCACCGATCGTCAGCGTGGCGATCTCCTCGTCGCCGACGGCCTCGAGCAGTTCGCCCTCGGTCGCGACCGACTGGCCGTTGACGGCGAAAATCGAGTCTCCGGTGTCGAGGTCGGCCGGGTTCTCCGAGACGGCGGCCGTCACCACGAGCGAGCGCTGGACGGATACCGTCTCCTCGCCGTTTCGTTCGACCTCGATCTCCTCGTTGTCGGCCGCCTCGAGTTGCTCGCGGAAGTGGTCGTCGTCCTCGATCTCCTCGCCGTTGATCGCCGTGATTCGATCGTTTGGCTGGAGACCCGCTTCGGCGGCCGGCGAGTCGGGGGCGACCCCGCCGACGGCAGCGCCGGGGGCGACGGCGATCGAGCCCGCGACCGGCCCGAACAGGAGTGCGAACGCGAGGATCGTGATCGCGAAGTTGTTCGTGACGCCGGCGGCGAACATTCGGGTCTGGCCGCCGCGGGAGGCGTTCTTGCTGCTCTCCTGATCGGGTTCGACGAACGCGCCGATCGGGAGAAACGCGAGCATCGCGACGCCCATCGAGTCGATCTCGATGTCTTCGACGCGACAGAGCAGCCCGTGGCCGCCCTCGTGGACGACGAGGCCGACGAGCAGCCCGAAGACGATCCCGGGCGTCGCCGAGAGCGGCAGGAAGTCGTTGACGCCGGGGATGATCAACACGTTACGCGGCTGCTGGACGGACGACGTCGGCTGGGGCGACGAGAGAGCGGCGATCGCTGCAAAGAGCAGAAAGACGAACATCGCCACCATCACGACGATGGCGATACCGATTCCGAGATTGGCCCACGCTCGCCAGAATCGTTTGGGACTCGCGAGCCAGTCGAGGAAGTCCCGCCCGCGCTTCGTGTGGAACGTCAGGATCGGGCCCTGCGTCCCGATGTATTCGGGTAGCAGGCCGGCGTTTCGAACCGAAATGATCGCAAACCAGTAGATCGCGAGCCCGATGAGTACCCACGTGAGCGCCGACGAACCGAAGAGCTCCGGCACCGAGACGAAAGCGGGAGAGCCGTAGTGCATCTACACTAACTCCGGGTGGCGCTGTCAAATGGTTTTTGTTGCCGGGAACGGTCGGGCGGGGTTAGCGTTCTCGGCGAAGCCGCGCGACGACGAACTCCCGGTCGACCTTTCCGAGGAACGGGCCGAGCTTCGGCCCCTGCTCCTCGTCGAAGAACAGCCGGTAGCCGGCGCCGAAGAACTCCCCGACGTCGACGTCGTGGCGCCTGGCCGTCTCGTAGATCTCGCCCTGGATCTCGTCGGGTTCGTGTCCCTCCTCGACGAAGTCGGCCAGCTCCGCGAGCGCCGTCTCCGTCGCGTCGTCGAAGTCGTGAGCCGGGATCTCGCTGCGCTTCAGTTCGTAGTCGAACTCGTTTTCGGTCCGTCGGGCCCAGTTCCGAGCCTGTTCGACTCGCTCGAGCGCCCCCTCGACGGCCCACTCGGGTGCGTCGTCGGGAACGTGGCCCTCGCGACGGGCGATCTCCTCGCGCAGGTCGGGATCGTCGGTCATGCCGAGTACTGCGGCGAAGGTGTAGGGAAGGCGAACCCGCTCTTCTCGAGGCTCGTCAACGACGAGCGGATAGACCCGATCGGCAAACGCCTTCTCGTCCTCGCCGACCTCGATCTCACCGAAGTAGACCGCCTCGAAGCGGTCGAACTCGTCGACCAGCTGATCGAGCCGCTCGATGCTGAAGTCTCGGGCCCGCGAGGGATCCTTCGCGAAGAAGTACCGGAGCACCTCGGGCTCGAGCAGTTCGAGCACGTCCGAGACGAGGATGACGTTCCCCGCCGAGGAGGAGAACGGTTCGCCCTCGAGGGTGAACCACTCGTAGACCATCGGCACCGGCGGCTCGATCTCGAGGACGTTGCGCGCGACGTCCTGGCCGCTCGGCCACGACCCTTCCGCGTGGTCCTTGCCGAACGGTTCGAAGTCGACGCCCAGCGTCTGCCACTGGCCCGGCCACTCGAAGCGCCAGGGCATCTTTCCCTCTCGGATCGTGGCCGTCCCCTCGTGGCCGCAGCCCTCGATGGTACGGTCGCCGGCGTCCATGTCGGTACAGCGGTAGTCGACGGTCGGCGGCTCACTCGCGAGGTCGACGCTCGTGACGGTCTCGGTGATCTTTCCGCACTCCTCGCAGATCGGGTTGAACGGGACGTAGTCCTCGTCGACCTTGTCCTGGTATTCGGAGAGAACCTCGCGCGCGCGGTCCTGGTTGGCGAGCACGTGGCGGGTGACGTCGTCGAGTTCGCCCGACTCGTAGAGTTCGGTGGTCGACACCATCTCGATCGGCACGTCGACGGCGTCCGCGCTGTCCTGGATAATCGTCGAGAAGTGGTCGCCGTAGGAGTCGCAGCAGTCGAACGGGTCCGGAACGTCCGTGTACGGCGTCCCGAGGTTCCGTCCGAGAGCGCCCGCGTTCACGTCCCCCAGATCGACGAGGTTGCCCTCGAGATCGCAGAGCGTTCGGGGCAGCTTTCGAAGCGGGTCGCGGTCGTCCGCCGTGAAGACCTGCCGGACCTCGTGGCCGCGCTCGCGGAGCACCTCGGCGACGTAGTAGCCCCGCATGACCTCGTTGACGTTCCCCAGGTGCGGGACGCCGGACGGCGAGATGCCGCCCTTGATGACGATCGGCTCGTCGGGCTCCCGGGCCTCTACGCGGTCAGCGACCGCATCCGCCCAGAAGACGTGGCGGGCCTCGTCTCCCTCCTCTCGTTGCAGGGTGTAGGGACTCTCGGCGTCCGGCCCGCTCGGCCCGTTCGCGTCGTCTCCGTCGGCACTCATTGTTCGTCGTTCGCCCAGTAGGTCGGTTCCTCCCCGACGGCGTCGGGGATGATGTCCGTCCCCTCGTGGTCGCCGTGGCGGATCGCGCGGGAGATTCGTTCGGGGTCGGTGCCGTCGAGGACGATCGTTCGCATCCCCGATCGCTCGATGATTTTGGCTGCAAGCAGGTCGACCGGCGCCGACGCGCCGGCGTTCATCTCGAGGCCGGCGATGACGTCGACGAGATCCGCCGCACTGAGTCGATCGAACTTCGTCGCCCCGTCGACCTCGTTCGGGTCGTCGCTGTAGACGCCGGGGACGCTCGTCGCGTAGACGAGGAGGTCGGCGTCGACGTACTCCGCGAGCGCGGCGCCGACGGCGTCCGTCGTCTGTGCGGGCGCGACACCGCCCATAACGGAGACGTCGCCCCGTCGGAGCGCCTCGCTGGCCTCCTCGTAGTCCTTCGCCGGCGCGGTTACGGCGTCCTCGCCGAGCGCGGCGATGAGGAGTCGTGCATTGAGCCGGGTGACGTCGATCCCCAGCTTGTCGAGTTCGATCTCGTTTGCCCCCAGATCCCGTGCGGCGCCGATGTACTCGCGGGCGACGCCGCCGCCCCCGACGACGACCCCGACCCCGCAACCGTCCCCGACGAGGTCCTCGACGACCGCGGCGTGTTCAGCAACCCGATCGGTCCCGAGCTGGGGAACGAGTACACTCCCGCCGATAGAAACGACCACTTTCATCCTAACCCGGTGTAACGGGGTTGCTATCTTAAGGATTGCCAACTGGGCGGCGACTGTGACGGCGTACCGCTCGTCCGTCGCACGAACGATCTATTCTTCGAACGACAGGACGAGCGCTGCACCCTCTCGCTCGAACGCGGTTCCGAACGCCGCCGACAGCTCTCGCATCCGGTTTCGAGTCCAGGCCGCCGCTTCCGGCCCCGCTTCGTGGACGGCGCAGTCGTCGATCTCGGTTGGATGGAGCCGAAGTTCGGTCGGTTCGCCGTCCTCGGTTACCGCGAGCACGAACAGGAAACTCCGGTCGTTTCGCAGACGGGAGTCGACCGCGTAATCGTCGACGAAGTCGCCCGCATCGTAGATGATCGGGGACCCCTGGTGAACCTCGATTCCGTGGAAGACGTGGGCGCTGTGGCCGTGGACGACGTCGACGCCCTCTTCGATCAGCCAGCGGCCGAACTCCCGAAACGACTCGGGCGGCTCCTCGACCATGTTTGGCCCCCAGTGCAGCGAGGCGACGAGCAGGTCGGGATCCGACTCGCGTGCGCGCTCGAGGGCGTCTCGAACTCGCCGCTCCGTCGCCGCG
This DNA window, taken from Natronococcus sp. CG52, encodes the following:
- the pyrH gene encoding UMP kinase, which encodes MKVVVSIGGSVLVPQLGTDRVAEHAAVVEDLVGDGCGVGVVVGGGGVAREYIGAARDLGANEIELDKLGIDVTRLNARLLIAALGEDAVTAPAKDYEEASEALRRGDVSVMGGVAPAQTTDAVGAALAEYVDADLLVYATSVPGVYSDDPNEVDGATKFDRLSAADLVDVIAGLEMNAGASAPVDLLAAKIIERSGMRTIVLDGTDPERISRAIRHGDHEGTDIIPDAVGEEPTYWANDEQ